The following coding sequences lie in one Clarias gariepinus isolate MV-2021 ecotype Netherlands chromosome 27, CGAR_prim_01v2, whole genome shotgun sequence genomic window:
- the LOC128515196 gene encoding protein FAM177A1-like → MSLCLTNISITVTEDMTEEKNVKKDFECVELGDLGQRDECREKTPRRVIHFSSGETMEEYSTEDEDDHTHARGDKKDLLSSVDASKLTWGPYVWFQMWRAATNTVSACDYVGERVASLFGITSAKYQYAIDEYNRNNKQKEDEVGDSLGSDEAESRFEENQKDEIQEQNSDKTKADETVNLEAETPSEPENLDVEVSPGPENLDAETPPGPENLDSETPPGPENLDAETPPGPKNLDAETPPGPESISVLVPLPDV, encoded by the exons ATGTCTCTGTGTCTCACTAACATCAGCATCACTGTGACTGAGGACATGACCGAGGAGAag AATGTGAAGAAGGACTTTGAGTGTGTGGAGCTGGGAGACCTGGGACAGAGGGACGAGTGCAGAGAGAAGACTCCACGCCGAGTCATTCACTTCTCCAGCGGAGAGACAATGGAGGAATACAGCACCGAGGACGAGGACGACCACACACACGCCCGGGGGGACAAGAAGGACCTTTTGTCCTCAGTGgacgcg TCGAAGCTGACGTGGGGTCCATATGTCTGGTTTCAGATGTGGAGAGCAGCAACAAACACTGtgtcag CGTGTGATTATGTGGGTGAGAGAGTGGCCTCGCTGTTCGGCATCACATCGGCCAAATATCAGTACGCCATCGACGAGTACAACAGGAACAACAAACAG AAGGAGGATGAAGTTGGTGATTCTCTTGGCTCAGATGAGGCGGAGTCACGCTTTGAGGAGAATCAAAAGGATGAGATCCAGGAGCAGAACTCTGACAAGACTAAAGCTGATGAAACTGTGAACCTGGAAGCTGAGACTCCTTCTGAACCTGAGAACCTGGACGTTGAGGTTTCTCCTGGACCGGAGAACCTGGACGCTGAGACACCTCCTGGACCCGAGAACCTGGACAGTGAGACTCCTCCTGGACCTGAGAACCTGGACGCTGAGACTCCTCCTGGACCTAAGAACCTGGACGCTGAGACTCCTCCTGGACCCGAGAGCATCAGTGTTCTGGTTCCTTTACCAGACGTTTAG